One region of Oxalobacteraceae bacterium OTU3CAMAD1 genomic DNA includes:
- a CDS encoding cryptochrome/photolyase family protein, producing MNRTSKPTLKLILGDQLNCQHSWFAQTRDDVVFVMMEVRQETDYVLHHAQKIIAIFAAMRDLARRLRENGHRVHYLTIDDPGNRQSLPANLDHLIAHYEAAAFRWQAPDEYRLDRQLADYAAGLSIPSTMDDTEHFYTDRDEAAALFEGHDNWLMERFYRHMRLRHQVLVSETGKPAGGQWNFDHDNREAWKGMPWEPADLRGRHDHSELWNTIQAAGARSFGEPNANDFGWPLNRDEALEQLERFVKHALPHFGQFQDAMSFKAWRLFHSLLSFAMNSKMLDPRTVIGRVEAAWRDGAVPLASAEGYIRQILGWREYVRGVYWHRMPGYDRLNAFNHTTPLPHWFWSGETRMRCMATAIGQSLEHAHSHHINRLMVIGNFSLLAGLSPYELHQWYLGVYIDAFEWVELPNTLGMSQYADGGLLATKPYVSSAAYIDRMSDYCKGCHYDKKARIDERACPYNAMYWDFFERNRNSLGKNNRLNMVYLQIKRMDKPALDALQQQAARTRATLADL from the coding sequence ATGAACCGCACCAGCAAACCCACACTCAAGCTCATTCTGGGCGACCAACTGAACTGCCAGCACAGCTGGTTCGCCCAAACGCGCGACGACGTGGTCTTCGTGATGATGGAAGTGCGTCAGGAAACCGACTACGTGCTGCACCACGCGCAAAAGATCATCGCCATCTTCGCGGCCATGCGCGATCTGGCGCGGCGGCTGCGGGAGAACGGCCACCGCGTCCACTATCTGACCATCGACGATCCCGGCAACCGTCAATCGCTTCCCGCGAATCTCGATCATCTGATCGCGCACTACGAGGCGGCGGCCTTCCGCTGGCAGGCGCCGGACGAGTACCGGCTGGACCGCCAGCTAGCCGACTACGCCGCCGGCCTGTCCATCCCGTCCACAATGGACGACACCGAGCATTTCTACACCGACCGCGACGAGGCGGCCGCGCTGTTCGAAGGCCACGACAACTGGCTGATGGAACGCTTCTACCGCCACATGCGCCTGCGCCACCAGGTGCTGGTGTCGGAAACAGGCAAGCCCGCCGGCGGCCAATGGAACTTCGACCACGACAACCGCGAAGCCTGGAAAGGCATGCCATGGGAACCGGCGGATCTGCGCGGGCGCCACGACCACAGCGAACTATGGAACACGATACAGGCGGCCGGCGCGCGCAGCTTCGGCGAACCGAACGCCAACGATTTCGGCTGGCCGCTGAACCGCGACGAGGCGCTGGAGCAGTTGGAGCGCTTTGTCAAACACGCCTTGCCGCATTTCGGCCAGTTCCAGGATGCGATGAGTTTCAAGGCTTGGCGCCTGTTCCATTCGCTGCTGTCGTTCGCGATGAACAGCAAGATGCTCGATCCGCGCACGGTGATTGGGCGGGTCGAGGCGGCGTGGCGCGACGGCGCCGTGCCGCTGGCGTCGGCCGAGGGCTACATCCGCCAGATACTGGGCTGGCGGGAATATGTGCGCGGCGTGTATTGGCACCGCATGCCGGGTTACGACCGGCTCAACGCCTTCAACCACACCACGCCACTGCCGCACTGGTTCTGGTCGGGCGAAACACGCATGCGCTGCATGGCGACGGCGATCGGGCAGTCGCTGGAACACGCGCACAGCCACCATATCAACCGGCTGATGGTGATCGGGAATTTCTCGCTGCTGGCGGGGTTGTCGCCTTATGAGCTGCACCAGTGGTATCTGGGCGTGTACATCGACGCTTTCGAGTGGGTCGAGCTGCCCAATACACTGGGCATGAGCCAGTACGCCGACGGCGGCCTGCTCGCCACCAAGCCATACGTTTCAAGCGCGGCATATATAGATCGTATGAGCGACTACTGCAAGGGATGCCACTACGACAAGAAGGCGCGGATCGACGAGAGGGCCTGTCCCTACAACGCGATGTACTGGGATTTCTTCGAGCGCAATCGCAACTCGTTGGGGAAGAACAATCGACTCAACATGGTTTATCTACAGATCAAACGCATGGATAAACCCGCATTGGACGCAT